A region of Chloroflexaceae bacterium DNA encodes the following proteins:
- a CDS encoding putative 2-aminoethylphosphonate ABC transporter ATP-binding protein: protein MAHAYLQIDRVSKRFDRTVALDDVTLEIGEGEFVFLLGPSGCGKTTLLRIIAGLEEPTSGRVIQAGQDVTRLPPSRRNFGIVFQSYALFPNLTVFQNVAYGLENRREPRAKIRARVAEMLELVGLSEYASRYPAQLSGGQQQRVALARALAISPGLLLLDEPLSALDARVRANLRIEIARLQRQLGITTVMVSHDQEEALTMADRVVVMERGRIVQVGEPEVIYHQPATPFVADFVGLMNFLPAVACGDHRVRFQDTDLELDHGLDQPAGQPVTLAIRPEQVQVARNGQAVNVLRARVEEIEFIGPFYRLHLRLGQEAPIIAYMPPEHSSEASISAGMTIPVELPPRHLRVYPASS, encoded by the coding sequence ATGGCACACGCTTACTTACAGATTGACCGCGTCAGCAAGCGCTTCGACCGCACCGTAGCCCTCGATGATGTCACCCTTGAGATTGGCGAGGGGGAATTCGTCTTCTTGCTGGGGCCGAGCGGGTGCGGCAAAACCACACTGCTGCGGATCATTGCCGGATTGGAAGAACCGACCTCCGGGCGCGTCATCCAGGCCGGGCAGGACGTGACGCGCCTGCCCCCGTCCAGGCGCAATTTCGGCATCGTCTTTCAATCGTATGCTCTGTTTCCCAACCTTACCGTCTTTCAAAACGTTGCCTACGGCCTGGAGAACCGCCGTGAACCCCGCGCGAAGATCCGCGCCCGTGTGGCGGAGATGCTGGAACTGGTGGGCCTGTCAGAGTACGCTTCCCGCTACCCTGCGCAACTGAGCGGCGGGCAACAGCAGCGCGTCGCGCTGGCGCGCGCCCTGGCGATTTCTCCCGGCCTGCTCCTGCTCGACGAGCCGCTCTCGGCGCTGGACGCGCGGGTGCGCGCCAACCTGCGCATCGAGATTGCCCGCCTGCAACGGCAGCTTGGCATTACTACCGTAATGGTCAGCCACGACCAGGAAGAGGCCCTGACCATGGCCGACCGGGTGGTGGTCATGGAGCGGGGCCGGATCGTGCAGGTGGGCGAACCCGAGGTTATCTACCACCAGCCGGCGACGCCCTTCGTGGCCGATTTCGTGGGGTTGATGAATTTCTTGCCGGCAGTGGCGTGCGGCGACCACCGGGTGAGGTTCCAGGATACCGACCTGGAACTGGACCATGGCCTCGATCAGCCCGCCGGTCAGCCGGTGACGCTGGCGATCCGCCCCGAACAGGTGCAGGTGGCGCGTAATGGGCAGGCCGTCAACGTGCTCCGGGCGCGGGTAGAGGAAATCGAGTTTATCGGGCCGTTCTACCGCCTGCACCTGCGTCTGGGCCAGGAAGCGCCGATAATTGCCTATATGCCGCCGGAACACTCCTCCGAGGCGTCCATCAGCGCGGGCATGACGATCCCCGTCGAGTTGCCGCCGCGGCACCTGCGGGTCTACCCGGCCAGTTCGTGA
- a CDS encoding phosphonoacetaldehyde hydrolase has product MTTITHRPYRGPIRAVILDWAGTAVDHGSFAPTAVFVRLFAERGVPITVEDARAGMGLMKKEHLRAILARPAVAAAWESVHGASPTAGDIKDLFARFVPLQLAVLADYADPIPGLLEALAELRERGLKIGSTTGYLRSMMDVLAPAAAVRGYAPDCLVCSDDVPAGRPAPWMCFLNAMRLGVYPMAALVKVGDTPVDMEEGLNAGMWTVGVTLTGSPLGLTAAEVAALTPQERADAHARIGGQLLAAGAHLVIEGVRDLPGAIDALEARLHRGETPLT; this is encoded by the coding sequence ATGACCACCATCACCCACCGCCCCTACCGCGGCCCCATTCGGGCCGTCATCCTCGACTGGGCGGGAACCGCCGTGGACCACGGCTCGTTCGCCCCGACCGCCGTCTTCGTGCGCTTGTTCGCCGAACGGGGAGTGCCGATCACCGTCGAGGATGCGCGCGCCGGCATGGGCCTGATGAAGAAGGAACACCTGCGGGCCATCCTGGCCCGCCCGGCGGTCGCCGCGGCCTGGGAGTCCGTTCACGGGGCGTCGCCGACCGCGGGGGACATCAAGGACCTGTTCGCCCGCTTCGTGCCTTTGCAACTGGCGGTCCTGGCGGACTACGCCGATCCCATCCCCGGCCTGCTCGAGGCCCTGGCGGAGTTGCGTGAGCGCGGCCTCAAGATCGGCTCGACCACCGGCTACCTGCGCAGCATGATGGACGTGCTCGCCCCCGCCGCCGCTGTGCGGGGCTACGCCCCCGATTGCCTGGTGTGCTCCGACGACGTTCCCGCCGGACGCCCTGCTCCCTGGATGTGTTTCCTGAACGCTATGCGCCTGGGCGTCTACCCCATGGCCGCTCTGGTCAAGGTCGGCGATACGCCGGTGGATATGGAAGAGGGGCTGAACGCCGGCATGTGGACGGTGGGCGTGACCCTGACTGGCAGCCCGCTGGGCTTGACCGCCGCGGAGGTGGCCGCCCTGACCCCGCAGGAGCGCGCCGATGCCCACGCGCGCATCGGGGGGCAACTTCTGGCTGCCGGCGCGCACCTGGTGATCGAAGGGGTCCGGGATCTGCCAGGTGCGATTGATGCGCTTGAGGCCCGCCTGCACCGGGGCGAGACGCCGCTCACGTAA
- a CDS encoding putative 2-aminoethylphosphonate ABC transporter substrate-binding protein, with protein sequence MLRSLGLLVLVFGVLLSACGGGGAGGGGASGGGAASDATSGEITVYTALEDDQIAVYLPLFNEKYPNIKVNIVRDSTGVITARLLAEKDNPQADVVWGLAASSLLLADQQQMLEPYAPAGLEKIRANFRDSANPPHWVGIDAWFSAFCVNTVELAAKGLPMPASWEDLTNPVYRGMIVMPNPNSSGTGYLSVSAILQMKGEEEGWKYLDALHENIAAYTHSGSKPCKMAGAGETVIGISFDYRAIKQKAEGQPIEAVFPTEGSGWDIEANALIKKASIKPAARTFLDWAISDEVMVKYAASYPITAAETTVGVPEGYPPDPIKQLIPNDFNWAAANRERILTEWMRRYDTKSEPK encoded by the coding sequence ATGCTCAGGAGCCTCGGGTTGCTGGTGCTGGTGTTCGGCGTGCTACTTTCGGCGTGTGGCGGCGGCGGCGCCGGCGGCGGCGGCGCCAGCGGTGGCGGCGCGGCGAGCGATGCCACGTCGGGCGAAATTACCGTGTATACGGCCCTCGAAGACGATCAGATTGCCGTGTATCTGCCGCTCTTCAATGAGAAGTATCCCAACATCAAGGTCAACATCGTGCGCGACTCGACCGGCGTGATTACCGCCCGGCTGCTGGCCGAGAAGGATAATCCGCAGGCCGATGTGGTGTGGGGCCTGGCCGCTTCCAGTCTGTTGCTGGCCGATCAGCAGCAGATGCTCGAACCCTACGCTCCCGCCGGCCTGGAGAAGATCCGCGCCAACTTCCGCGACAGCGCCAATCCGCCCCACTGGGTGGGGATTGACGCCTGGTTCTCGGCCTTCTGCGTCAACACCGTCGAGCTGGCCGCCAAGGGCCTGCCCATGCCCGCGAGCTGGGAGGATCTGACCAACCCGGTATACCGCGGTATGATTGTGATGCCCAACCCCAACTCTTCCGGCACGGGGTACCTGTCGGTCTCGGCCATTCTGCAAATGAAAGGCGAAGAGGAAGGCTGGAAATACCTTGACGCCCTGCACGAGAACATCGCCGCCTACACCCACTCCGGTTCCAAACCCTGCAAGATGGCCGGCGCCGGCGAGACGGTGATCGGCATCTCGTTCGACTACCGCGCTATCAAGCAGAAGGCTGAGGGCCAGCCTATTGAGGCGGTCTTTCCCACCGAAGGCTCGGGCTGGGACATCGAGGCCAATGCCCTGATCAAGAAGGCCAGCATCAAGCCTGCGGCTCGCACCTTCCTCGACTGGGCGATCAGTGATGAGGTGATGGTCAAATACGCCGCCAGTTACCCCATCACGGCCGCCGAAACCACAGTGGGTGTGCCGGAAGGCTACCCGCCCGACCCGATCAAACAGTTGATCCCCAACGACTTCAACTGGGCCGCCGCCAATCGCGAGCGCATCCTGACGGAGTGGATGCGGCGCTACGATACCAAGTCTGAGCCGAAGTAG
- a CDS encoding ABC transporter ATP-binding protein produces MAPQLQVEFEKRLGPMLLQMQFSVGAEILVLFGPSGAGKTQTLQAIAGLMRPDRGRIALDDTLFFQREPGARSVHLPARKRRVGYVFQQYALFPHLTALENVAFPLAGRRDAHTRAMALLERMRLEHLARRMPHELSGGQQQRVAIARALAAEPRVLLFDESFSALDRRIRERLHADLRTLQAEQRLIVIYVTHNLDDAFAVGHRLAVVRDGRVEQIGRLDDVFTRPANRRVLEILGIPNAIAARVVEVTPAQTVLDWDGKLLAAPPLDLPPGAEVTAYIRPEDIRLIYPDRPLNRMLGQNLLEGKVIERRPGRHLHHLRVALGDGHLIEVAHPASSYTTLPLFPGTPVQLVLRKESIVVIAPRNAEGRRNVSTTVLADQRDQEMA; encoded by the coding sequence ATGGCCCCACAATTACAGGTGGAGTTTGAAAAACGCCTCGGGCCGATGCTGCTCCAGATGCAGTTCAGCGTCGGAGCCGAAATCCTGGTGCTCTTCGGGCCGTCGGGGGCCGGCAAGACCCAGACGCTGCAGGCCATCGCCGGGTTGATGCGCCCGGATCGGGGACGGATCGCCCTCGATGACACGCTCTTCTTCCAGCGCGAGCCGGGGGCCCGTTCGGTCCATCTTCCGGCGCGCAAGCGCCGGGTCGGCTATGTTTTTCAGCAGTACGCTCTCTTTCCGCATCTGACAGCGTTGGAGAATGTGGCCTTTCCGCTGGCCGGGCGGCGTGACGCCCACACCCGCGCCATGGCGCTGCTTGAGCGCATGCGCCTGGAGCACCTCGCCCGGCGCATGCCGCATGAACTTTCAGGCGGGCAGCAGCAGCGCGTGGCAATTGCCCGCGCCCTGGCGGCCGAGCCGCGCGTGCTCCTGTTCGACGAGTCCTTCTCGGCGCTGGATCGCCGCATCCGCGAGCGCCTCCACGCCGATCTGCGCACCCTCCAGGCCGAACAGCGGTTGATCGTGATCTACGTAACCCACAACCTCGACGACGCCTTTGCCGTCGGCCACCGCCTGGCCGTGGTTCGCGACGGGCGCGTGGAGCAGATTGGACGGCTGGACGACGTCTTCACCCGTCCGGCCAACCGTCGGGTCCTGGAGATCCTGGGGATTCCCAACGCGATTGCGGCGCGGGTGGTGGAGGTCACTCCGGCGCAGACGGTGCTCGACTGGGATGGGAAGCTGCTGGCCGCGCCGCCGCTCGATCTGCCGCCGGGGGCGGAGGTGACGGCCTACATTCGCCCGGAAGACATCCGGCTGATCTACCCCGATCGCCCCTTGAACCGCATGCTCGGGCAGAACCTGCTGGAAGGGAAGGTGATCGAACGGCGGCCTGGACGGCACCTGCACCACCTGCGCGTGGCCCTCGGCGATGGCCACCTGATCGAGGTGGCCCATCCGGCCTCGTCATACACCACCCTGCCGCTGTTCCCCGGCACGCCGGTGCAACTGGTGCTGCGGAAGGAGAGCATCGTTGTGATTGCCCCCCGCAACGCCGAGGGCCGGCGCAATGTGTCAACCACCGTTCTGGCCGACCAGCGCGACCAGGAGATGGCATAA
- the modA gene encoding molybdate ABC transporter substrate-binding protein — translation MKLSILIPLTGILLLLLAACGAPRTGEPADRPASGAAAQATSELVVAAAADLTPAFREIGALFEQQTGIRVIFNFGSTGQLAQQIERGAPIDLFYAANKSFIEDLNREGLVIPETMQVYAQGRLTLWTRPDSPNKPERIEDLVAPVYARIAIANPEHAPYGQAAKEALERAGIWGAVEPRLVYGENVAQTLTLADTGNVDVAIVALSLSVQGNGSWTIIPAELHPDHPLIQMVAAIKGTPREAEARQFIAFVNGPDGHAIMKKYGFILPNEIVE, via the coding sequence GTGAAATTGTCCATCCTCATCCCCCTGACCGGCATCCTGCTGCTCCTGCTCGCCGCCTGCGGCGCGCCGCGGACGGGCGAGCCTGCGGATCGGCCCGCGAGCGGCGCCGCGGCGCAGGCGACCTCGGAACTTGTCGTCGCAGCCGCCGCTGACCTGACGCCGGCATTCCGGGAGATCGGCGCGTTGTTCGAGCAGCAAACCGGCATCCGGGTGATCTTCAACTTCGGTTCAACCGGCCAGCTTGCCCAGCAGATCGAGCGCGGCGCGCCGATAGACCTCTTCTATGCGGCGAACAAGTCGTTTATCGAGGATCTGAACCGCGAAGGGCTGGTCATTCCCGAGACCATGCAGGTCTACGCCCAGGGCCGGTTGACACTGTGGACGCGCCCCGACAGCCCGAATAAACCCGAACGTATCGAGGACCTGGTCGCCCCGGTCTATGCGCGGATCGCCATCGCCAACCCCGAACACGCCCCCTACGGCCAGGCAGCGAAGGAGGCCCTGGAGCGCGCCGGGATCTGGGGGGCCGTTGAGCCGCGTCTGGTGTACGGCGAGAACGTCGCCCAGACCCTCACCCTGGCCGATACAGGCAATGTTGATGTGGCCATCGTGGCGCTGTCGCTCAGTGTGCAGGGGAACGGTTCCTGGACGATTATTCCGGCGGAGTTGCACCCTGACCACCCGCTGATCCAGATGGTCGCGGCGATCAAGGGCACGCCGCGCGAGGCCGAGGCCCGCCAGTTCATTGCCTTTGTCAACGGCCCCGATGGGCACGCTATCATGAAGAAGTACGGCTTTATTCTTCCCAATGAGATTGTCGAATGA
- a CDS encoding PAS domain S-box protein, whose protein sequence is MPATSSNDPRSPGATPAPQANASIDDATFQQQQQRLRIFETLFEHAPDAIGISGSDGRITYANPAYRKLFGYGDEIIGVDWRVFYPPESLARLETISQEIAAQGFWRGTVEQQDRHGRRFPAEISAVLLRDGEGNPFAYASIIRDISVEQQREAELHIFKNLVERAPDGIVIADAQGYYIYANPAMHALRGANDLIGAFGPGLVAEEPEKVQIHFQQLIERGVVRLATRYRRSDGSVVPVGTVSYRLDGPDGSNVFISFVRDLTEEQRREQERQELQELVIRAQQAALRELSTPLIPIAEGVVAMPLIGSVDSNRAQLVVETLLAGVAEQHASTAIIDITGVPVIDTQVANALIRAAQAVKLLGAQVILTGIRPEVAQTLVTLGVDLSGIITRSTLQSGIAEALDGLGAHRLNGAGHRRG, encoded by the coding sequence ATGCCCGCTACGTCCTCCAACGACCCTCGCTCTCCCGGCGCAACGCCGGCGCCTCAGGCCAACGCATCCATTGATGATGCTACATTCCAACAGCAGCAACAGCGACTCCGCATTTTTGAAACTCTTTTCGAACATGCCCCGGATGCTATCGGGATTTCGGGGAGCGATGGGCGAATAACCTACGCCAATCCTGCCTACCGCAAGCTTTTCGGGTATGGGGATGAGATTATCGGCGTGGATTGGCGCGTTTTCTACCCGCCAGAGTCTCTGGCCCGCCTTGAGACGATCAGCCAGGAGATCGCCGCGCAGGGCTTCTGGCGCGGTACAGTCGAGCAGCAGGACCGGCACGGACGGCGCTTTCCGGCCGAGATCTCGGCCGTGCTGCTTCGCGATGGCGAGGGCAACCCGTTCGCCTACGCATCAATCATCCGCGACATCAGTGTAGAACAGCAGCGCGAAGCCGAGTTGCACATATTCAAGAATCTGGTTGAACGAGCACCGGATGGGATCGTGATTGCCGACGCGCAGGGGTACTATATCTACGCCAATCCGGCCATGCATGCCCTGCGCGGCGCGAACGACCTGATCGGCGCCTTTGGCCCCGGTCTCGTTGCCGAAGAGCCGGAAAAAGTGCAGATCCATTTCCAGCAACTCATCGAGCGAGGCGTGGTGCGCCTTGCAACCCGCTACAGGCGGAGCGATGGCAGTGTTGTTCCCGTGGGCACCGTGTCCTACCGGCTCGATGGACCGGATGGGTCGAACGTGTTTATCAGCTTTGTACGCGATCTCACCGAGGAGCAGCGGCGCGAACAGGAGCGCCAGGAGTTGCAGGAGCTGGTCATTCGGGCCCAGCAGGCCGCGCTGCGCGAGCTTTCGACCCCGCTCATCCCGATTGCCGAGGGGGTCGTTGCCATGCCCCTGATTGGCAGCGTTGACAGCAACCGCGCGCAACTGGTGGTGGAAACGCTGCTCGCCGGGGTTGCCGAGCAGCACGCCAGCACCGCGATCATTGACATTACCGGGGTGCCGGTGATTGACACCCAGGTGGCAAACGCCCTGATCCGCGCAGCGCAGGCGGTCAAACTGCTTGGCGCGCAGGTGATCCTCACCGGTATCCGCCCTGAAGTAGCCCAGACTCTGGTCACCCTGGGGGTCGATCTGAGCGGGATCATTACCCGCAGCACGCTCCAGAGCGGCATCGCCGAGGCGCTGGACGGGCTGGGCGCGCACAGGCTGAATGGGGCGGGACACAGGCGAGGCTGA
- a CDS encoding putative 2-aminoethylphosphonate ABC transporter permease subunit yields MKEEHLKRILILLVLAWLLIGVVLPLVPLVQRSFSDQEGNWVGLANYQRYFGTPALAISFTNSLSVSLTTMILAVALAFGYAYALTRTCMPGKRAFLLAAMLPLYVPPLAHGIGLVYLFGRKGLVTTGFGGLIPGWDIQLYGFTGIVLGELLYVFPQAVMILLVAASLADARLYEASESLSASPLRTFLTVTLPSMRFGLVSAIFVTFTLVLTDFGVPKVVGGNYNVLATDIYKQVIGQQNFEMGATISILLLIPTAIAFLADRIVQRRQAAALSARSAPFQPRPRPWMDRAAFVYCLLLTLAVFAVIATVFLAALVELWPYNLTLSLKHFDFSRVGGGGYSAFWNSVRMSLYTAIVGTAITFISAYLIEKTTPLKTARSAAYFFSMLPVALPGMVIGLAYIFFFNPLEWRIGGLTFPNPFAFMYGTMAILVLSNIVHFYTVSFMTAVTALKQLDPEFEAVSASLAAPFYRTFWKVTVPLSLPAMLEMAMYYFVNAMVTVSAVVFLYSPALKLASVAIVNMDDAGDTAAAAAMSVLVILTSVGVRLLYDLATRGIARRAQAWKAR; encoded by the coding sequence ATGAAAGAAGAGCATCTCAAGCGCATCCTGATCCTGCTGGTGCTGGCATGGCTGCTCATCGGGGTCGTGTTGCCGCTTGTGCCGCTGGTGCAGCGCAGCTTTTCAGACCAGGAAGGCAACTGGGTCGGGCTGGCCAACTATCAGCGCTATTTTGGCACGCCAGCGCTGGCGATCTCCTTCACCAACAGCCTGAGCGTGTCGTTGACTACGATGATCCTGGCAGTGGCCCTGGCCTTCGGGTATGCCTACGCCCTGACGCGCACGTGCATGCCGGGGAAACGCGCCTTCCTGCTGGCGGCCATGCTGCCGCTCTACGTGCCGCCCCTGGCCCACGGCATTGGCCTGGTCTACCTGTTTGGGCGCAAGGGGCTGGTCACTACCGGCTTCGGCGGCCTTATCCCCGGCTGGGACATTCAACTCTACGGTTTTACCGGGATCGTGCTGGGCGAACTGCTCTACGTCTTTCCCCAGGCCGTCATGATCCTGCTGGTTGCGGCAAGCCTGGCCGACGCGCGTCTCTACGAGGCCAGCGAGTCGCTCAGCGCGTCGCCGCTGCGCACCTTCCTCACCGTAACCCTGCCGAGTATGCGCTTCGGTCTGGTCAGCGCCATCTTCGTCACCTTCACCCTGGTGCTGACCGATTTCGGCGTCCCCAAAGTAGTGGGGGGCAACTACAATGTGCTGGCGACCGACATCTACAAACAGGTCATTGGCCAGCAAAATTTCGAGATGGGCGCGACGATCAGCATCCTACTGCTCATTCCCACCGCGATCGCCTTTCTGGCGGACCGCATCGTTCAGCGCCGGCAGGCCGCAGCGCTGTCGGCGCGCTCGGCGCCGTTCCAGCCGCGCCCGCGCCCCTGGATGGACCGCGCGGCGTTCGTCTATTGCCTGCTGCTGACCCTGGCCGTGTTCGCGGTAATCGCCACGGTTTTTCTGGCGGCGCTGGTTGAGTTGTGGCCCTACAACCTCACCCTGAGCCTCAAACACTTCGACTTTTCGCGGGTGGGGGGCGGCGGCTACAGCGCGTTCTGGAACAGCGTGCGCATGTCGTTGTACACCGCCATAGTGGGCACGGCGATTACCTTCATCAGCGCATATCTGATTGAGAAAACAACACCCTTAAAAACGGCGCGGTCAGCGGCGTACTTTTTCTCGATGCTTCCGGTAGCATTGCCGGGCATGGTAATTGGTCTGGCCTACATTTTCTTCTTCAATCCGCTGGAATGGCGGATCGGCGGCCTGACCTTTCCCAATCCGTTCGCCTTTATGTATGGCACCATGGCCATTCTGGTGCTGTCGAACATTGTCCACTTCTACACCGTCAGCTTCATGACCGCCGTCACAGCTCTGAAGCAACTCGATCCGGAGTTCGAGGCGGTGTCCGCCTCGCTGGCGGCGCCCTTCTACCGCACCTTCTGGAAGGTTACCGTACCCCTCAGCCTGCCGGCTATGCTCGAAATGGCGATGTACTACTTTGTCAACGCCATGGTGACCGTCTCGGCGGTTGTGTTTCTCTACTCGCCGGCCCTGAAACTGGCTTCAGTCGCCATCGTTAACATGGACGACGCTGGCGACACCGCTGCGGCCGCGGCCATGTCGGTGCTGGTGATCCTCACCAGTGTGGGGGTGCGCCTGCTTTACGACCTCGCCACCCGCGGCATCGCCCGGCGCGCCCAGGCGTGGAAGGCGCGCTGA
- a CDS encoding arsenic resistance protein yields MQRPLLERAQLGVYLLAIISGALLGAALPGASPWLELLLWPTLASLLYATFTQIPLLHLRQIWRQPRLLLIILGANFLIVPPVVWGLMATIGDDPVLRLGVAMVLLAPCTDWYVTFTHLGRGDARLALASTPLLLLAQMALLPPLIWLVAGTETAAIIESQAFAAVFVGLILIPLTLAWLTERWAESARPGARWIALMSHAPAPLLGLTLWLIAAANIQRLTLEVAMSLGHIVLIYLGYLALVLLIARVLGWLLKLEARPARTLCFSMGTRNSFVVLPFALALPETMHLVIPVIVLQSLVELAGMLFYLWYVPRLFPD; encoded by the coding sequence ATGCAACGACCGCTCCTGGAACGCGCCCAACTGGGGGTGTACCTCCTGGCGATTATCAGCGGGGCGCTGCTCGGCGCGGCGCTGCCGGGAGCGTCGCCCTGGCTCGAACTGCTGCTCTGGCCCACACTGGCCAGCCTGCTCTACGCGACGTTTACGCAGATTCCGCTGCTGCACCTCCGTCAAATCTGGCGCCAGCCACGCCTGCTGCTGATCATTCTGGGGGCGAATTTCCTGATCGTGCCGCCGGTGGTATGGGGGTTGATGGCGACGATCGGCGACGATCCCGTCCTCAGATTGGGTGTCGCCATGGTCCTGCTGGCGCCCTGTACTGACTGGTACGTGACCTTTACCCATCTAGGCAGGGGCGACGCGCGGCTGGCGCTGGCATCCACACCGTTGCTGCTGCTGGCGCAGATGGCGCTGTTGCCGCCATTGATCTGGCTCGTAGCGGGAACGGAAACCGCTGCAATCATCGAATCGCAGGCATTTGCCGCCGTATTTGTCGGACTGATCCTTATTCCCCTTACCCTCGCGTGGCTGACCGAACGCTGGGCGGAGAGCGCCCGGCCCGGCGCACGCTGGATAGCGCTCATGAGCCACGCGCCGGCGCCACTGCTGGGACTCACCCTCTGGCTCATCGCGGCAGCCAACATCCAGCGCCTCACGCTCGAGGTCGCAATGTCGCTTGGGCATATTGTGCTCATCTACCTCGGCTATCTGGCGCTGGTCCTGCTGATCGCCCGCGTCCTTGGATGGCTGCTCAAACTCGAAGCGCGACCCGCGCGCACGCTCTGTTTCAGCATGGGAACGCGAAACTCGTTTGTCGTGCTCCCTTTTGCCCTGGCATTGCCTGAGACTATGCACCTGGTTATTCCAGTGATCGTCCTGCAATCACTCGTGGAACTCGCCGGTATGCTCTTCTACCTGTGGTATGTTCCACGGTTGTTTCCGGATTGA
- the modB gene encoding molybdate ABC transporter permease subunit: protein MNWPAFWLSVQVTTIATVCITVLGLALALLLTRVRLPGQIVFETLLLLPLVLPPSVIGYYLLLALGRGSPLVEWFNVRILFTWPAAVVAATVVGLPLMIQSSRAALANVDPVLENAARTLGSSEWRIFWQITLPLARRGILAGMILGGARALGEFGATLMVTGNIPERTQTLPVAIYDAVQAQRYADAHLMVLVMTGLAFVGLLSVRWLEPPPQRARRETRSDALDE from the coding sequence ATGAACTGGCCCGCCTTCTGGCTCTCCGTCCAGGTGACAACGATCGCGACGGTTTGCATCACCGTGCTCGGTCTGGCGCTGGCCCTGTTGCTCACCCGCGTCCGGCTGCCGGGGCAAATTGTCTTCGAGACGCTCCTCTTGCTTCCGCTGGTGCTCCCGCCAAGTGTAATCGGCTACTATCTATTGCTGGCCCTTGGCCGTGGCAGCCCGCTGGTAGAATGGTTCAACGTGCGCATTCTATTCACCTGGCCGGCCGCCGTGGTCGCCGCGACGGTGGTCGGGTTGCCATTGATGATACAGAGCAGTCGGGCGGCGCTGGCGAATGTTGATCCGGTCCTGGAAAACGCCGCACGCACCCTGGGTTCGAGCGAATGGCGCATCTTCTGGCAGATCACCCTGCCGCTGGCCCGGCGCGGCATCCTGGCCGGCATGATCCTCGGCGGCGCGCGGGCCCTTGGCGAATTCGGCGCGACGCTGATGGTCACCGGCAATATCCCCGAACGGACCCAGACGCTCCCGGTGGCGATCTACGATGCCGTCCAGGCCCAGCGCTATGCCGATGCGCACCTGATGGTGCTGGTGATGACCGGCCTGGCCTTCGTCGGCCTGCTCTCGGTGCGCTGGCTGGAGCCGCCGCCACAGCGCGCCCGCCGTGAGACCCGCTCGGACGCGCTTGATGAGTGA
- a CDS encoding glycosyltransferase family 2 protein, translating into MIPALDEEMFIEDCIRSIQAQQDQPHEIIVVDNGSTDQTAALAQQLGCIVVREEKRGLSHARNRGALAASGDIVCFIDADCRLSKGWLRSARRCFARSGIGAVLGPSIYVHASLLKRLWYNLYVVGVVVAVAVSQVFFRRMVFTGNNLAIRRDLFLQLGGYEPVIGEGYWFSRRFWRQSAYQGRFCARMILWNSPRGFEHHGFIRTLAYWIRGTLRRVSQEGYTYKTY; encoded by the coding sequence GTGATTCCGGCGCTCGATGAAGAAATGTTCATTGAGGACTGCATTCGTTCGATCCAGGCGCAGCAGGATCAGCCCCATGAAATTATCGTAGTTGACAATGGCAGCACTGATCAAACGGCTGCGCTTGCCCAACAATTGGGATGCATTGTCGTTCGCGAGGAAAAACGCGGCCTCAGCCATGCCCGCAATAGAGGTGCGCTGGCGGCAAGTGGAGATATCGTCTGTTTTATTGACGCTGACTGCAGGTTGTCGAAGGGGTGGCTACGAAGCGCGCGGCGCTGTTTTGCGCGATCCGGCATCGGCGCTGTTTTGGGGCCAAGCATCTATGTCCATGCGAGCCTGCTGAAACGACTCTGGTACAACCTGTATGTGGTTGGCGTTGTTGTTGCGGTCGCGGTATCACAGGTGTTCTTCCGGCGCATGGTCTTTACGGGCAACAACCTGGCGATCCGGCGCGACCTGTTTCTACAACTGGGCGGTTACGAACCGGTGATTGGCGAAGGATACTGGTTCAGCCGAAGGTTCTGGCGGCAATCCGCCTATCAAGGACGTTTCTGCGCGCGCATGATCCTGTGGAATTCGCCCCGCGGCTTCGAGCATCATGGCTTTATACGCACTCTGGCATACTGGATTCGTGGAACGCTGCGCAGGGTCTCACAGGAAGGCTACACCTACAAGACCTATTAA